From one Anaerolineae bacterium genomic stretch:
- a CDS encoding acyl-CoA dehydratase activase, whose amino-acid sequence MRGNINSLGICLGASTVSLVWMELEQGRDGKNKTKPRLVKYSLHSHEGNPKQTLLSALNSLDMNSYDRIAVTGRRFRNFVNLSSISEPEAVEYAYGFVKPADIACPAVVSAGGETFMAYVLDGHGQISNVLTGNKCASGTGEFFLQQLRRMKVTLKEAAKWAVTEEPYQLSGRCSVFCKSDCTHATNKGIPKSKVTAGLCKMMAEKIFELLKKVQRKNIMIVGGTALNQMMIEYLRKDIAGLIVPEEAPYFEALGAALWALENETAEFPGMSDLLRTEVASFDTLMPLMDFKEMVEFKTIAMGDVRQGDECILGLDVGSTTTKAVLLRVEDNAILASIYLRTDGDPVGASRKCYDSILKQISKNVNPDEISITGLGVTGSGRQIAGLHALTKGVINEIIAHATAAVYFDPRVDTIFEIGGQDAKYTYITNAVPSDYAMNEACSAGTGSFLEESAYETLGVKMEDIGDIAFKGRNPPNFNDQCAAFIASDIKNAIHEGVKHEDIVAGLVYSICMNYSNRVKGNKPVGEKVFMQGGVCYNRAVPFAMAALVGKPIVVPPEPGLMGAFGVALEVKKRIETGLMEKKIFDLRALLDREVEYGKSFICKGGKEKCDRRCNIALIKLEGKKYPFGGACNRYYNLRNKVKYAVEKLDLIRVRQQLIFDKYGGKLPEDGREKQRGRIGINRSFLVNTFYPLYSTFFTQLGFEPVVPDSPFKEGMDQKEAAFCYPAELTHGFFYALIYMNNPPEFIFLPHFKAVPAQSCYASSQVCPFVQGETFYLRTTFRKKLDELKSRGTKVLTPLLDLTEGLETAEKPLVETAVKMGVGRKEAGKAFEKALKKQMECFAEMKKIGNKAIEALEKDPDKTAVVIFARPYNGFVKEAHMGIPNKLASRGVLVIPFDFLAFDDEKMKRHMYWGMGQIILKAARIVKSHPQLFGTYITNFSCGPDSFIVGYFRSLMGQKPSLTLELDSHTADAGLETRVEAFLDIVAVYRQLLAEKMIPQKEHSFVPAKIELRKGKIDLITSSGEILPAGDPRVTLLFPSMGRISSESLAALFRGFGFNAIAHPPSDEAVLKLGRANTSCKECLPLILTTGTLLNYIYNIKKENEVLIYFMPTGSGPCRFGQYYIFMEDLVKRLELPDVAMFSLTSENSYAGLGKDFQLRAWCSVVISDVMEDIRSMILANATDTEDGMRIFNEEWNLILEEIERGDFSKLEKQLVRASEHFSRISVKLPPKEVPVICLIGEIFVRRDSISRQYLTRRLAKSGFAVVCSPVAEWILYSDYIMDKGLTEHKLSRMEKLALGIKRKYMAQYEKLIKSILSGSGLVHAEPIDIEEIINNAMPYISPNLTGEAVLTVGGTITEVASHACGAIAIGPFGCMPNRLSESILNVIMNRKGKLATDPDNKRLQKMLTNIEDLPFLAIESDGSPFPQLINAKLETFCLRAGRLHKRMLDA is encoded by the coding sequence ATGCGCGGTAATATAAATTCGCTTGGGATATGTCTGGGGGCATCTACAGTTTCACTTGTCTGGATGGAGCTTGAGCAGGGCAGGGATGGGAAAAACAAAACAAAGCCCCGTCTTGTTAAATATTCACTTCATTCACACGAGGGAAATCCAAAGCAGACATTGCTTTCAGCTCTCAATTCGCTGGACATGAATTCATACGACAGGATTGCTGTGACAGGAAGGAGATTTCGTAACTTTGTAAACCTGTCATCCATATCTGAACCTGAAGCAGTGGAATATGCATATGGTTTTGTCAAACCCGCGGATATTGCATGTCCGGCAGTTGTTTCCGCAGGCGGGGAGACCTTCATGGCATATGTTCTGGACGGTCATGGGCAGATATCCAATGTTTTGACCGGCAACAAGTGCGCATCAGGAACCGGTGAATTCTTTCTTCAGCAGTTACGCAGAATGAAAGTAACGCTGAAAGAAGCGGCAAAGTGGGCGGTTACGGAAGAGCCATATCAGCTTTCCGGGCGTTGTTCGGTTTTTTGCAAATCCGACTGCACCCATGCAACCAACAAAGGCATTCCCAAATCAAAGGTAACCGCCGGGCTTTGCAAAATGATGGCGGAGAAAATATTTGAGCTTTTAAAAAAGGTGCAAAGAAAAAACATTATGATTGTCGGTGGCACCGCTCTTAATCAGATGATGATTGAGTATCTGCGCAAAGATATTGCGGGCCTTATTGTTCCTGAGGAAGCTCCGTATTTCGAAGCTCTTGGAGCTGCTCTCTGGGCGCTGGAAAATGAGACCGCCGAATTTCCTGGAATGTCGGATTTATTAAGAACAGAAGTCGCATCGTTTGACACACTTATGCCCCTTATGGATTTTAAAGAAATGGTTGAATTCAAGACCATCGCGATGGGGGATGTCCGGCAGGGGGATGAATGCATACTGGGGCTTGACGTTGGTTCAACTACAACAAAGGCGGTTCTTCTGCGGGTCGAAGACAATGCAATCCTTGCGTCCATTTATCTGCGCACCGACGGCGACCCTGTTGGAGCTTCCCGTAAATGTTATGATTCGATTCTTAAGCAGATAAGTAAAAATGTAAATCCTGATGAAATAAGTATAACAGGGCTGGGTGTTACCGGCTCGGGCCGCCAGATAGCCGGTCTCCACGCGCTTACAAAAGGGGTTATCAATGAGATAATCGCCCACGCGACCGCGGCAGTATATTTTGACCCCAGGGTGGACACAATCTTTGAGATAGGCGGACAGGATGCCAAATATACGTATATCACAAATGCCGTGCCATCCGATTATGCGATGAACGAAGCCTGTTCCGCGGGCACAGGTTCTTTTCTGGAAGAGTCCGCATACGAGACCCTGGGAGTGAAAATGGAGGATATCGGCGACATTGCTTTTAAAGGCAGGAATCCGCCTAATTTCAATGACCAGTGCGCCGCATTTATCGCATCCGACATAAAGAATGCCATTCACGAAGGTGTGAAGCACGAGGATATTGTAGCAGGTCTGGTCTATTCCATCTGTATGAACTACTCAAACAGGGTTAAGGGGAACAAGCCGGTAGGAGAGAAGGTGTTTATGCAGGGAGGGGTCTGTTATAACAGGGCGGTTCCCTTTGCCATGGCCGCGCTTGTGGGCAAGCCGATAGTCGTTCCTCCTGAGCCGGGGCTTATGGGCGCTTTTGGTGTCGCGCTTGAGGTCAAGAAAAGGATTGAAACAGGATTAATGGAAAAGAAGATCTTTGACCTGAGGGCTTTGCTTGACCGTGAGGTGGAATACGGAAAATCCTTTATATGCAAAGGTGGAAAGGAAAAATGTGACCGGCGCTGCAATATAGCTTTAATCAAACTGGAAGGAAAGAAATATCCCTTTGGCGGAGCCTGCAACAGATACTATAATTTGCGGAACAAGGTGAAATATGCCGTGGAAAAGCTTGACCTTATTCGTGTCCGGCAGCAATTAATTTTTGATAAGTATGGAGGTAAACTGCCTGAGGACGGCAGGGAAAAACAAAGGGGGAGAATCGGAATAAACAGAAGTTTCCTTGTTAACACCTTTTATCCACTTTATTCAACATTTTTTACTCAGCTGGGGTTTGAGCCGGTTGTGCCTGATTCCCCTTTTAAAGAAGGAATGGATCAGAAAGAGGCGGCCTTTTGCTATCCTGCAGAATTGACCCATGGTTTTTTTTATGCACTGATTTATATGAATAATCCTCCGGAGTTCATATTCCTGCCTCACTTTAAAGCTGTTCCTGCTCAAAGCTGTTACGCAAGCTCACAGGTTTGTCCTTTTGTTCAGGGTGAAACATTTTATCTCAGGACCACATTCAGGAAAAAACTGGATGAACTTAAGAGCAGAGGGACAAAGGTATTGACACCGCTGCTTGATTTGACAGAAGGGCTGGAAACCGCAGAGAAGCCTCTTGTTGAAACAGCCGTAAAGATGGGTGTCGGCAGAAAAGAGGCTGGAAAAGCTTTTGAAAAGGCCCTAAAGAAGCAGATGGAATGCTTTGCCGAGATGAAAAAGATCGGTAATAAAGCTATTGAAGCGCTGGAAAAGGATCCGGATAAAACAGCGGTGGTAATATTTGCAAGGCCTTACAATGGATTTGTTAAGGAAGCGCATATGGGAATTCCAAACAAGCTTGCATCAAGGGGCGTTCTGGTAATACCGTTTGATTTTCTTGCATTTGATGATGAGAAAATGAAACGCCATATGTACTGGGGAATGGGGCAGATCATATTAAAGGCGGCAAGGATTGTTAAGAGTCATCCTCAACTGTTTGGAACTTATATAACAAACTTTTCCTGCGGCCCTGATTCATTCATAGTAGGATATTTCAGGAGTCTTATGGGGCAAAAACCGTCGCTGACCCTTGAACTGGACAGCCACACGGCAGATGCCGGACTTGAGACCAGGGTTGAGGCGTTTCTTGATATTGTCGCGGTTTACAGGCAGCTTCTGGCAGAGAAGATGATTCCTCAAAAGGAGCACTCTTTTGTTCCTGCTAAAATAGAATTGAGAAAAGGAAAGATTGACTTGATAACATCTTCCGGTGAAATACTGCCGGCCGGTGACCCGCGCGTTACGCTTCTGTTCCCGTCGATGGGCAGGATTTCCTCCGAATCGCTGGCAGCGCTATTTCGCGGCTTTGGGTTCAATGCAATAGCTCATCCGCCGTCTGATGAGGCGGTATTGAAACTCGGGCGCGCAAACACTTCCTGCAAGGAGTGTTTGCCGCTGATACTTACAACAGGAACATTGCTTAACTATATTTACAACATAAAAAAGGAAAATGAGGTTCTTATTTACTTTATGCCTACAGGATCAGGCCCATGCCGGTTCGGGCAGTATTACATATTCATGGAGGACCTTGTAAAAAGGCTTGAACTGCCGGATGTAGCCATGTTTTCACTGACATCAGAGAATTCTTATGCCGGCCTGGGAAAAGATTTCCAGTTAAGAGCATGGTGCAGTGTTGTAATATCCGATGTTATGGAAGACATACGGTCAATGATATTAGCCAATGCAACAGATACCGAAGATGGGATGAGAATATTTAATGAGGAATGGAATCTGATATTGGAAGAGATAGAGAGAGGGGATTTTTCTAAACTGGAAAAACAGCTGGTTCGTGCTTCCGAGCATTTTAGCCGGATTTCTGTGAAACTTCCGCCAAAAGAGGTGCCTGTAATCTGCCTTATAGGTGAAATATTTGTCCGCAGGGATTCAATATCGCGCCAGTATTTGACAAGACGTCTGGCAAAAAGCGGATTTGCTGTTGTCTGTTCACCTGTTGCTGAATGGATATTATATTCCGACTACATCATGGATAAGGGGCTTACTGAACACAAGCTGTCAAGAATGGAGAAGCTGGCACTGGGAATCAAAAGGAAATATATGGCCCAATATGAAAAGCTTATTAAATCCATTTTATCCGGATCAGGGCTTGTTCACGCAGAACCTATTGATATTGAAGAAATAATTAACAACGCCATGCCTTATATATCGCCGAACCTGACAGGTGAAGCAGTTCTTACAGTGGGAGGCACTATAACCGAGGTGGCCTCTCATGCATGCGGCGCTATTGCCATAGGCCCGTTTGGGTGTATGCCGAACCGTCTTTCGGAGTCTATCCTGAATGTGATAATGAATCGCAAAGGAAAGCTGGCGACCGATCCTGATAATAAGCGGCTACAAAAAATGCTGACAAATATTGAAGATCTGCCTTTTCTGGCAATTGAAAGCGACGGTTCTCCTTTCCC